The following are from one region of the Candidatus Terasakiella magnetica genome:
- a CDS encoding methyl-accepting chemotaxis protein gives MKLHDINISRKLPVFTVMLIVLTGILLSSTILMKVNDGFEEAAKEKLVALATARKSELSNYLNIIASDLNIQSNSPVVVDAMDDFAKAWANVGGNKLDVLQKAYITDNPNPLGEKHKLKAANTGSHYDEIHGQYHPFFRNLLEQRAYYDVFLIDPQGNVIYSVFKELDYATNLNTGKWAESDLANVYKDVAAAPSPDKTIFKDFRPYAPSYDAPASFLGRAVYNANDVFVGVLIYQMPIGEINRIMQASAGMGESGETYIVGEDFFMRSDSRFSKESTILKSKVEGATVKAALKGQEGADIVADYRGIDVVSAYSPLTFLSANWAILAEIDVSEAMETSASVRNISLMGMVVISIIGALIAIWFARSITRPISTNVNAMNILATGNTDIHISGKGRGDEVGDISRALQVFKENKIKADELQLAQEKRQRERIERAEKIENLINNFRGEVTQSLDAMGAQATDLEGSSQNMSAMSEQTSTQATAVAAASDQAAANVQTVAGAAEELSASVNEINVQIDESSRITEEARSKAQDANELVNSLDEAVSRIGEVVNLINDIADQTNLLALNATIEAARAGEAGKGFAVVASEVKNLANQTGKATEEISSQIGAVQHRTSDAVSAIQAIGEVVNRVSSISGSIVTALEEQSAATGEIARNVQEAAKGTQEVSANISGVNEAATNSGETANHVLEAARQVNDQADSLRDKVTEFLEGVQSA, from the coding sequence ATGAAACTTCATGACATAAACATATCACGAAAACTTCCGGTATTTACGGTGATGTTGATCGTGCTGACAGGCATTTTGTTGAGCAGCACCATCTTAATGAAAGTGAATGATGGTTTTGAAGAGGCGGCAAAAGAAAAGCTGGTTGCCTTGGCAACGGCGCGAAAGTCCGAGTTGTCAAACTATCTCAATATCATTGCTAGTGATTTGAATATTCAATCAAATAGCCCCGTTGTCGTGGATGCCATGGATGATTTTGCAAAAGCATGGGCGAATGTGGGGGGCAATAAGCTTGATGTGCTGCAAAAAGCCTATATTACGGATAACCCAAATCCGCTTGGTGAAAAGCATAAGCTCAAGGCTGCAAATACGGGCTCGCACTATGATGAAATTCATGGGCAATATCACCCGTTTTTCCGTAATTTGCTTGAACAGCGCGCTTATTATGATGTCTTCCTTATCGACCCTCAGGGCAATGTGATTTATAGTGTCTTTAAGGAATTGGATTATGCAACCAACCTGAATACAGGCAAGTGGGCAGAGTCTGATCTGGCAAATGTCTATAAAGATGTTGCAGCTGCGCCAAGCCCCGATAAAACCATCTTCAAAGATTTCCGTCCCTATGCCCCAAGCTATGATGCGCCTGCCAGTTTCTTAGGCCGCGCTGTTTATAATGCCAATGATGTTTTTGTGGGTGTGTTGATTTATCAAATGCCAATCGGTGAAATTAACCGCATTATGCAAGCTTCTGCCGGTATGGGCGAAAGTGGTGAGACGTACATTGTAGGTGAAGATTTCTTCATGCGCAGTGACTCGCGTTTTTCCAAAGAAAGCACGATTTTAAAAAGCAAGGTTGAAGGCGCAACTGTGAAAGCAGCCCTTAAGGGCCAAGAAGGTGCGGATATCGTTGCGGATTATCGCGGCATTGATGTGGTTTCAGCCTATAGCCCTTTGACGTTTTTAAGTGCCAATTGGGCGATTTTGGCTGAAATTGATGTCTCAGAAGCCATGGAGACATCTGCAAGTGTGCGCAATATCAGCCTAATGGGTATGGTGGTGATTTCCATCATCGGTGCCTTGATCGCCATCTGGTTTGCCCGCAGCATTACGAGGCCGATTTCCACCAATGTGAATGCCATGAATATTCTGGCAACAGGTAATACGGATATTCATATTTCTGGAAAAGGGCGTGGTGATGAGGTCGGTGATATTTCACGTGCCTTACAGGTCTTTAAAGAAAATAAGATCAAGGCTGATGAGTTACAACTGGCTCAGGAAAAACGTCAAAGAGAGCGTATTGAACGTGCTGAAAAAATTGAAAATCTCATCAATAACTTCAGAGGTGAGGTAACGCAGTCCCTTGATGCAATGGGCGCGCAGGCAACGGACCTTGAAGGCAGTTCACAAAATATGTCAGCCATGTCAGAGCAAACTTCCACGCAAGCAACAGCCGTTGCAGCTGCTTCAGACCAAGCCGCAGCAAATGTGCAAACAGTGGCAGGTGCAGCTGAAGAGCTCAGTGCATCGGTGAATGAAATTAATGTTCAGATTGATGAATCTTCGCGCATTACCGAAGAAGCCCGCAGTAAAGCACAAGATGCCAATGAGTTGGTCAACAGTCTGGATGAGGCCGTTTCGCGCATTGGTGAAGTGGTTAATTTGATTAATGATATTGCTGATCAAACCAACCTTTTGGCCCTAAACGCCACCATTGAGGCCGCGCGTGCAGGTGAGGCGGGTAAAGGCTTTGCGGTCGTGGCAAGTGAGGTGAAAAACCTTGCCAACCAAACAGGTAAGGCAACAGAAGAAATCTCTTCTCAAATTGGCGCGGTACAGCATCGCACAAGTGATGCGGTCAGTGCCATTCAGGCCATTGGTGAAGTTGTAAATCGCGTGAGTTCGATCTCAGGCTCAATTGTTACTGCGCTTGAAGAACAAAGTGCAGCAACGGGTGAGATTGCACGCAATGTGCAAGAAGCCGCCAAAGGTACGCAGGAAGTTTCTGCCAATATCTCTGGTGTGAATGAGGCTGCGACAAATTCTGGTGAAACAGCAAATCACGTTCTGGAAGCAGCCAGACAGGTGAATGATCAGGCTGATAGCTTGAGAGATAAAGTCACAGAGTTTCTTGAGGGCGTTCAATCAGCTTAA
- a CDS encoding EAL domain-containing protein, protein MKPHMSTDSTSHDPEEGANFNVLLGGIFLALILWIIGSGFAWKSYEGEVSQAEDHLENLGNRLAYHTSSSIKTVDLAMMRTVTHFSKEWQSLKDNPVMAHDQLATAFAGLQQLKEVHILKAGGESLFIHRFDYSQFKSITDDKFMVRLLRNPKRQLMIGPLQGAHSIGLSRPIYDPLGKLVGYVVAKIDSNYLKKIYTIGLKDHSYRFALYKAESRLLSIPKQQSFDHDISMILSGEKRQLSVNHADRPYDEATLTTHTQVPNFGLVISTELPFEKIIAPWREQTVANAIIGLIFSTIIILSANQVQRTFHAVHSENHMRRQSESNLRKLSQAVEQSPVSVMITNAEAAIEYVNPKFTEISGYSLEEIIGQNPNVLSANIETKTDYSHMWKQLLQGEEWHGEFCNKRKDGSIFWESASLSAIKNTHGQITHFIAVKEDITHRKQAEEQLELAAAVFEAASEAIMVCDENNKIETVNSSFSDITGYTIDEVRGQPPSMLKSGRHKEQFFAQMMEALLKTGRWEGEIWNRRKNGEVYPQWLSIKTIQDDHGKIIRYISLFSDITNRKKDEERILYQANYDALTGLPNRSLFLDRLQRALISAERSHTKIALLFIDLDRFKHVNDTLGHAYGDLLLQEAANRLTSLVRKSDTVARLGGDEFTVIIADLTDFRQVEHLAENLLAKLSAPYDLDNNIAFVSGSIGITIFPNDATNVEDLLKNADTAMYQAKENGRNLSQFFTREMNDEATERRALETALHQALEREEFVLHYQPIVDVQTGNLSSCEVLLRWHQPEYGNVYPDKFIPLAEDTGLIIPIGEWVLQKACREAMIWAKKTDTPPGVSVNMSSRQFQRINVVELVQNTLEMTGLPAERLTLEITESLLIVDDETVIEQLHKVRELGVGLSIDDFGTGYSSLSYLRRFPITTIKIDRSFILDLTSDSEAAAVVSAILSMAQSLNLKVVAEGVEKETQMEQLRKGGCEYIQGYYFSPPVPIEAFRLMVLKEGPMQPDE, encoded by the coding sequence GTGAAACCACACATGTCCACAGACAGCACAAGTCATGACCCGGAAGAAGGTGCAAATTTCAACGTTCTTCTCGGCGGGATATTTTTAGCCCTGATCCTGTGGATCATCGGCAGTGGTTTTGCATGGAAAAGTTACGAGGGTGAAGTCAGTCAAGCAGAAGACCATCTTGAAAATTTAGGCAACCGTCTTGCCTATCACACCTCTTCTTCTATTAAGACGGTTGATCTCGCCATGATGCGCACGGTCACTCATTTTTCTAAAGAATGGCAGTCCTTAAAAGACAATCCAGTTATGGCCCATGACCAGCTGGCAACCGCCTTTGCGGGGCTGCAACAGCTTAAAGAAGTCCATATTCTTAAAGCTGGTGGTGAAAGCCTTTTTATCCATCGCTTTGATTATTCCCAATTTAAATCCATTACCGATGACAAGTTTATGGTCCGGCTTTTGCGCAACCCTAAACGCCAGTTGATGATCGGCCCGCTGCAAGGGGCACATTCAATTGGCTTAAGCCGCCCTATATATGATCCCCTTGGTAAACTTGTGGGCTATGTGGTTGCTAAAATTGATTCAAACTATCTCAAAAAAATCTACACCATTGGCTTAAAAGATCATTCCTATCGTTTTGCACTTTATAAGGCGGAGTCACGCCTTTTAAGTATCCCCAAACAACAATCTTTTGATCATGATATCTCTATGATCCTGTCTGGGGAAAAACGACAATTGAGCGTTAATCATGCTGATCGCCCCTATGACGAGGCAACGCTGACCACCCATACACAAGTCCCTAATTTTGGTCTTGTCATCAGTACAGAATTACCTTTTGAAAAAATCATCGCCCCTTGGCGCGAACAAACTGTTGCCAATGCCATTATCGGGCTTATTTTTTCGACCATCATTATCTTATCTGCCAATCAGGTTCAACGCACCTTTCATGCGGTTCACAGCGAAAACCATATGCGCCGCCAAAGCGAAAGCAACTTAAGGAAACTGTCCCAAGCCGTTGAGCAAAGCCCTGTCAGTGTGATGATCACAAATGCTGAGGCCGCCATTGAATATGTAAACCCAAAATTCACGGAAATTTCCGGCTACAGCCTGGAGGAAATTATCGGACAGAACCCTAATGTTCTATCTGCCAATATCGAAACAAAAACAGATTATTCCCATATGTGGAAACAACTGCTTCAAGGTGAAGAATGGCATGGGGAGTTTTGCAACAAAAGAAAAGACGGCAGCATTTTTTGGGAAAGTGCCTCACTCAGCGCTATCAAGAATACCCACGGGCAAATCACCCATTTCATTGCTGTTAAAGAAGATATTACCCATCGCAAACAGGCTGAAGAACAGCTTGAACTTGCCGCTGCCGTTTTTGAAGCAGCCTCTGAAGCCATTATGGTTTGTGATGAGAATAACAAAATTGAAACCGTCAATTCCTCCTTTAGCGATATCACCGGCTATACCATTGATGAAGTCAGGGGCCAGCCGCCTTCCATGTTAAAATCGGGCCGCCACAAGGAACAATTTTTCGCGCAAATGATGGAGGCCTTGCTCAAAACCGGGCGATGGGAAGGCGAGATTTGGAACCGCCGCAAAAACGGTGAAGTCTACCCCCAGTGGCTCTCAATCAAAACCATTCAGGACGACCATGGTAAAATTATCCGTTACATCAGCCTGTTTAGCGATATCACCAACCGCAAAAAAGATGAAGAACGCATCCTCTATCAGGCCAACTATGATGCCCTAACGGGCCTGCCTAATCGCAGTCTGTTTCTTGATCGCTTGCAACGCGCCTTAATCAGTGCTGAGCGTAGCCACACGAAAATCGCCCTTCTCTTTATTGATCTGGATCGTTTTAAACATGTAAATGATACATTGGGGCATGCCTATGGTGACCTGCTTTTACAAGAAGCCGCCAATCGTTTGACTTCCTTGGTGCGCAAGTCAGATACAGTCGCGCGCCTTGGCGGTGATGAATTTACCGTCATCATTGCTGATTTAACAGATTTCCGCCAAGTTGAACATCTTGCGGAAAACCTTCTGGCAAAACTATCCGCACCTTATGATCTGGATAATAACATTGCCTTTGTTTCCGGCAGTATCGGAATTACCATTTTCCCCAATGATGCAACCAATGTGGAAGACCTGCTCAAAAATGCTGATACAGCCATGTATCAGGCCAAGGAAAATGGGCGTAATTTAAGCCAATTCTTCACCCGCGAGATGAACGATGAGGCAACAGAGCGCCGCGCCCTTGAAACTGCGCTTCACCAAGCCTTAGAGCGTGAAGAGTTCGTGCTTCATTACCAACCTATTGTAGACGTGCAAACCGGCAACCTTTCAAGCTGTGAAGTGTTGCTCAGATGGCACCAGCCTGAATATGGCAATGTTTATCCTGATAAGTTCATTCCGCTGGCTGAAGATACAGGCCTAATCATTCCCATCGGGGAATGGGTTTTGCAAAAAGCCTGTCGTGAAGCCATGATTTGGGCCAAGAAAACAGACACCCCACCGGGCGTTTCAGTCAATATGTCCTCGCGTCAGTTCCAGCGAATTAACGTGGTTGAACTGGTGCAAAACACACTGGAGATGACCGGGCTTCCGGCTGAACGCCTCACACTGGAAATCACAGAAAGCCTGTTGATCGTAGATGATGAGACCGTCATTGAGCAGCTCCATAAAGTGCGCGAACTTGGGGTCGGCCTGTCTATTGATGATTTTGGCACGGGCTATTCCTCTCTCAGCTATCTGCGGCGTTTTCCCATCACAACGATCAAGATTGATCGCAGTTTCATTCTGGACCTCACAAGTGATAGCGAGGCCGCAGCCGTTGTTTCTGCCATCCTGTCCATGGCGCAAAGCCTTAATCTGAAAGTGGTTGCAGAAGGGGTCGAAAAAGAAACACAGATGGAACAGCTTCGCAAAGGAGGCTGTGAATATATCCAAGGCTATTATTTCAGCCCGCCCGTTCCCATTGAAGCCTTTAGGCTCATGGTACTAAAAGAAGGACCGATGCAACCGGATGAATAA
- a CDS encoding class I SAM-dependent methyltransferase, producing MNKVIEKWDEKYASDELVFGTTPNGFLTQKSPLYKEGAKILCVGDGEGRNGVWLAEQGFHVFSVDGSKNGVDKAIAQADTRKVSSHFEGLCTDLLKWNWPLNSYDGVACLHLYFMPDERPAMHQAMMDSLKENGIFILECFHPDNLGRGCGGPQVRELCYTALDLAHDFNAYKVLHLEETERELAPSSFHEGGMGIVSRIVVQKSKS from the coding sequence ATGAATAAAGTAATTGAAAAATGGGATGAGAAATACGCCAGTGACGAGCTGGTTTTTGGCACAACACCCAATGGTTTTCTCACTCAAAAATCTCCTTTATATAAAGAAGGCGCAAAAATATTATGCGTTGGTGATGGCGAAGGGCGCAACGGGGTCTGGCTGGCTGAACAGGGCTTTCATGTCTTTTCCGTTGATGGCTCAAAAAATGGAGTGGATAAAGCCATAGCCCAAGCAGATACGCGCAAAGTCTCTAGCCATTTTGAAGGTTTATGCACAGACCTTTTAAAATGGAACTGGCCACTCAACAGCTATGACGGGGTTGCCTGCCTGCATCTTTATTTTATGCCTGATGAGCGCCCAGCCATGCATCAAGCCATGATGGACAGCTTAAAAGAAAACGGCATTTTCATTCTAGAATGTTTTCACCCCGATAATCTCGGGCGCGGTTGTGGTGGGCCACAAGTTCGCGAGCTTTGTTACACAGCCCTTGATCTCGCCCATGACTTCAACGCCTATAAAGTCCTTCATCTGGAAGAAACGGAAAGAGAGCTTGCACCTTCCAGCTTTCATGAAGGTGGCATGGGTATCGTTAGTCGCATTGTGGTTCAGAAATCAAAATCATAA
- a CDS encoding HesA/MoeB/ThiF family protein: MDFNEEQLERYARHILLPEVGGVGQSKLLNAKVLVVGAGGLGAPVLLYLAAAGVGTIGIIDDDVVDLSNLQRQIIHSTQTIDVAKVESAKESLLSINPALNINLYQERLNTGNINSIISQYDIVADGTDNFATRFLINDACYFAKKTLVSAAILRFDGQLSTYKAHLEGEDKPCYRCIFREPPPPGQVPTCSEAGVLGAICGTMGSLQATEILKEIMGIGQSMSGTLMIYDALHSEFRNVKVKRDKGCPLCGENPTITDLSVHNQ; the protein is encoded by the coding sequence ATGGATTTCAACGAAGAACAATTAGAACGCTATGCCCGCCATATCCTCCTGCCTGAAGTGGGCGGTGTTGGTCAAAGTAAGCTGCTTAATGCCAAGGTTCTGGTTGTCGGGGCTGGTGGGCTTGGTGCGCCTGTTTTACTCTATCTCGCAGCCGCTGGCGTGGGCACAATCGGTATTATTGATGATGATGTGGTGGACCTTTCCAACCTGCAGCGTCAAATTATCCACAGCACGCAAACAATTGATGTGGCTAAGGTAGAAAGTGCAAAAGAAAGCTTGCTGTCGATCAATCCTGCTCTCAACATCAACCTCTATCAAGAACGTTTAAATACGGGCAATATCAATTCAATCATTTCACAGTACGATATTGTGGCCGATGGCACTGATAATTTCGCCACCCGCTTTTTAATCAATGATGCCTGTTACTTCGCCAAGAAAACCCTCGTTTCAGCCGCAATTTTGCGCTTTGATGGGCAACTTTCCACCTATAAAGCCCACCTTGAGGGCGAAGATAAGCCGTGTTATCGCTGCATTTTTCGCGAACCACCACCGCCGGGACAAGTCCCGACCTGTTCAGAGGCGGGTGTGCTCGGGGCAATTTGCGGCACCATGGGTTCACTCCAAGCAACAGAAATCCTCAAAGAAATCATGGGCATTGGTCAGTCCATGTCTGGCACTTTAATGATTTATGACGCCCTTCACAGTGAATTTAGAAATGTGAAAGTCAAACGCGATAAAGGTTGTCCTTTATGTGGGGAAAACCCAACTATTACGGACCTGTCTGTTCATAACCAGTAG